A stretch of the Pyxidicoccus trucidator genome encodes the following:
- a CDS encoding hydrolase, whose protein sequence is MPKASPTPGKGLLSPGDHALILIDHQSQMAFATKSIDLALLRNNTALVAKGAAGFGVSTLLTTVAEKSFSGPLFPELTAVFPNAKVRDRTTMNAWEDSLVIEEVNAFGKDKIVLAGLWTGVCIVGPALSALDQGFKVYVITDACGDVSDEAHERAVQRMVQAGAVPMTSVQYLLELQRDWARSATYALTTGIAATHAGGYGLGIQYAKTMFGGSEGGH, encoded by the coding sequence ATGCCCAAGGCAAGCCCGACCCCGGGAAAGGGACTCCTGTCGCCCGGCGACCACGCGCTCATCCTCATCGACCACCAGTCGCAGATGGCGTTCGCCACGAAGTCCATCGACCTCGCGCTGCTGCGCAACAACACCGCGCTGGTCGCCAAGGGCGCCGCCGGCTTCGGCGTTTCCACCCTGCTGACCACGGTCGCCGAGAAGAGCTTCTCGGGGCCGCTGTTCCCTGAGCTCACCGCGGTGTTCCCCAACGCGAAGGTCCGCGACCGCACGACGATGAATGCCTGGGAGGACTCGCTGGTCATCGAGGAGGTCAACGCCTTCGGGAAGGACAAGATTGTCCTCGCCGGGCTCTGGACGGGCGTTTGCATCGTCGGTCCCGCGCTGTCGGCCCTCGACCAGGGCTTCAAGGTGTACGTCATCACCGACGCCTGCGGCGACGTGTCCGACGAGGCGCACGAGCGCGCGGTGCAGCGCATGGTCCAGGCCGGCGCGGTGCCGATGACCAGCGTGCAGTACCTGCTCGAGCTGCAGCGCGACTGGGCCCGGAGCGCCACGTACGCCCTGACGACCGGCATCGCCGCCACCCACGCTGGCGGCTACGGCCTTGGCATCCAGTACGCCAAGACGATGTTCGGCGGCTCCGAAGGCGGTCACTGA
- a CDS encoding response regulator, translated as MRSTDSPIRILVADDHPMVREGLAAMIGCHADLAVVAEAENGIQAVQAFRELRPDVTLMDVRMPTMGGIDAIAAIRAEFPTARIIVLTTYRGDAQALRAIKAGASGYLLKSMLRKELVETIRGVHAGRRRIAADVASELAEHVADGELTARECAVLSLVAAGNANKEVAVRMGISEETVKTHMKNVLTKLGARDRTHAVVVALKRGIIDI; from the coding sequence ATGCGTTCCACGGACTCACCCATTCGCATCCTGGTGGCCGACGACCATCCGATGGTGCGCGAGGGGCTCGCGGCCATGATTGGCTGCCACGCGGACCTGGCAGTGGTCGCCGAGGCGGAGAACGGCATCCAGGCCGTCCAGGCCTTCCGTGAGCTGCGGCCCGACGTCACGCTGATGGACGTGCGGATGCCGACGATGGGAGGCATCGACGCGATTGCCGCCATCCGCGCGGAGTTCCCCACCGCGCGAATCATCGTCCTGACGACCTACCGGGGCGACGCGCAGGCGCTGCGCGCCATCAAGGCCGGCGCGTCCGGCTATCTGCTCAAGAGCATGCTGCGCAAGGAACTGGTGGAGACGATTCGCGGCGTGCACGCGGGGCGCCGCCGCATCGCCGCGGACGTCGCCAGCGAGCTGGCCGAGCACGTGGCGGACGGGGAGCTGACGGCTCGGGAGTGCGCCGTGCTGAGTCTCGTCGCCGCCGGTAACGCCAACAAGGAGGTCGCCGTCCGGATGGGCATCTCCGAGGAGACGGTGAAGACGCACATGAAGAACGTCCTGACCAAGCTCGGCGCCAGGGACAGGACGCACGCGGTGGTGGTCGCGCTGAAGCGGGGCATCATCGACATCTGA
- a CDS encoding acyltransferase, protein MKRLGPSFTFEKQPTRHPGLDGARGLAVLAMVMGHTLDALLTPAARALPWVQHYWAFRGVTAPLFLLVSGWAVVAALGTKPTAARDTYGRRVRRALLLIFLGYLLHWPGWGAVRDLGWTERMLTHVFAFDALQCIGFALLLGSTLLALAPVRWGRAGVLVALAVGIPLASAALWRLGSGLPGPLQQFIGSAEGSRFPFFPWAGFFFAGALAAHALHLLRPGWPQGLALLALGAGLLALTRTVPSDWSPTSPWMVAYRVGQGLMVLGAVSLAPRRLSGLLAPFGRLSLWVYVLHLPVVYGWADIAGLASRVGPTLSVPAAVGVGVALLVTCSLVAKVGQWLSAQARPWRAGSTTLAASVGSARVGTRV, encoded by the coding sequence GTGAAACGACTCGGCCCCTCGTTCACCTTCGAGAAGCAACCCACCCGCCACCCCGGACTCGATGGGGCGCGCGGGCTGGCCGTTCTTGCCATGGTGATGGGGCACACGCTGGACGCGCTGCTGACGCCCGCGGCGCGCGCGCTACCCTGGGTGCAGCACTACTGGGCCTTCCGGGGAGTCACCGCGCCGCTGTTCCTGCTGGTGAGCGGCTGGGCGGTGGTGGCGGCGCTGGGGACGAAGCCCACGGCGGCCCGGGACACGTATGGCCGCCGGGTGCGCCGGGCGCTGCTGCTGATCTTCCTGGGCTACCTGCTGCACTGGCCGGGCTGGGGCGCGGTGCGAGACCTGGGGTGGACGGAGCGGATGCTGACGCACGTCTTCGCCTTCGACGCGCTCCAGTGCATCGGCTTCGCGCTGCTGCTGGGCTCCACGCTGCTGGCGCTGGCGCCGGTCCGCTGGGGCCGAGCGGGCGTGCTGGTGGCGCTGGCGGTGGGCATCCCCCTGGCGAGCGCGGCCCTGTGGCGCCTGGGCAGCGGGCTGCCGGGCCCCCTCCAGCAATTCATCGGAAGCGCCGAGGGCAGCCGCTTCCCCTTCTTCCCGTGGGCGGGCTTCTTCTTCGCGGGCGCGCTGGCCGCGCATGCGCTGCACCTGCTGCGTCCGGGCTGGCCTCAGGGCCTGGCGCTGCTGGCGCTGGGGGCCGGGCTGCTCGCGCTGACGCGGACCGTGCCGTCCGACTGGAGCCCCACCAGCCCATGGATGGTGGCGTACCGCGTGGGCCAGGGGCTCATGGTGCTGGGCGCGGTGAGCCTGGCGCCGAGGCGACTGAGCGGGCTGCTGGCGCCCTTCGGCCGTCTGTCGTTGTGGGTCTACGTGCTGCACCTGCCGGTCGTCTATGGCTGGGCTGACATCGCGGGCCTGGCGAGCCGCGTCGGTCCCACGCTGAGCGTCCCCGCCGCGGTGGGCGTGGGCGTGGCCCTGCTGGTGACCTGCTCGCTGGTGGCCAAGGTGGGTCAGTGGCTCAGCGCGCAGGCGCGTCCCTGGCGCGCGGGCTCCACCACGCTGGCCGCCAGCGTGGGCAGCGCGCGCGTCGGCACCCGCGTCTGA
- a CDS encoding YfiM family protein gives MRLLPRRVLVLLLILSGFPSLGASGDEWLGEDKAKHFAACTVLAAGGYGAGALVFEAPAARWLTGAGLAMGAGLGKELYDSRSGGTGFSTKDLVWDAAGTATGLGLAFLVDHFIFGREAPASPAVELRAVAPVVLGGRSSGASRLALDELHQLLPLEARVHRHHGAAPAVAAGDEHGDLASRALVHAAGGQDADLLGQAPLGERTLEPAGQVHPSASRASAHEALAADEHLHLLRLSTAAFVPHPSSSVWESLVPPLPSDAPLRTR, from the coding sequence ATGCGTCTGCTCCCTCGCCGCGTCCTGGTGCTCCTGCTCATCCTGTCTGGCTTTCCCTCCCTGGGCGCGTCCGGGGATGAGTGGCTGGGGGAGGACAAGGCGAAGCACTTCGCCGCCTGCACCGTCCTGGCGGCGGGCGGCTATGGCGCGGGCGCGCTCGTCTTCGAGGCGCCCGCGGCGCGGTGGCTCACGGGCGCGGGGCTCGCCATGGGCGCCGGGCTGGGCAAGGAGCTGTATGACTCGCGGAGCGGCGGGACGGGCTTCTCCACGAAGGACCTGGTGTGGGACGCGGCGGGGACGGCGACCGGGCTGGGCCTGGCGTTCCTGGTGGACCACTTCATCTTCGGGCGTGAGGCGCCCGCCTCTCCGGCCGTGGAGCTACGGGCCGTGGCCCCGGTCGTCCTCGGCGGGCGGAGCAGCGGTGCCTCGCGCCTTGCGCTCGACGAGCTGCACCAGCTTCTCCCGCTGGAGGCGCGGGTCCACCGTCACCATGGCGCCGCCCCGGCCGTCGCCGCTGGTGACGAGCACGGTGACCTGGCCTCGCGGGCACTGGTTCATGCAGCCGGTGGGCAGGACGCGGACCTGCTCGGACAGGCCCCGCTCGGCGAACGCACCCTGGAGCCAGCGGGGCAGGTCCATCCCTCCGCCTCGCGCGCCTCCGCGCATGAGGCACTTGCGGCAGACGAGCACCTCCACCTCCTCCGCCTGTCCACTGCTGCCTTCGTCCCGCATCCATCCTCCTCCGTCTGGGAGTCGCTCGTGCCGCCCCTCCCGAGTGATGCCCCGCTGCGCACCCGCTGA